A genomic segment from Oceanibaculum indicum P24 encodes:
- a CDS encoding NAD(P)-dependent oxidoreductase: MAEKIGFIGLGVMGNGMARNLLKAGFDVTVWTRDAAKAETFKGLGASTAATPKALAAACKLVISCVPDAAAVHGIALGEDGLAAEGWKGGLLVDCSTIAPFEAQEIATSLKEAGADFLDAPISGGKKGADEGTLTIMIGGEEAVVARAQPAFAAMGKNIHHVGPQGAGQALKACNQLMVAVNLMGVCEAVAIARAAGIDPKVMREVVSTGTGRSGVLEGHGLRYLEGTLQGGFRAALMKKDLGIATAVGAHYGRYQPAAGLAHQLMTGLCNAGHADLDNAALGLLYDKLNGWQGDAS, from the coding sequence ATGGCTGAAAAAATCGGTTTCATCGGCCTGGGCGTGATGGGCAATGGCATGGCCCGCAACCTGCTGAAGGCAGGCTTCGACGTGACAGTATGGACACGCGACGCAGCGAAGGCTGAAACCTTCAAGGGCCTGGGTGCCTCGACCGCTGCCACACCAAAGGCGCTGGCCGCTGCCTGCAAGCTGGTGATCTCCTGCGTGCCCGATGCCGCCGCCGTGCACGGGATCGCGCTGGGCGAGGACGGGTTGGCAGCAGAGGGCTGGAAAGGCGGGCTGCTGGTCGATTGCTCGACCATCGCACCGTTCGAGGCGCAGGAGATCGCCACGTCCCTGAAAGAGGCGGGCGCCGATTTCCTGGATGCGCCGATCAGCGGCGGCAAGAAGGGCGCGGACGAGGGCACGCTGACCATCATGATCGGCGGCGAGGAAGCTGTGGTGGCGCGCGCACAACCCGCCTTCGCGGCGATGGGCAAGAACATCCACCATGTCGGTCCGCAGGGCGCCGGGCAGGCGCTGAAGGCCTGCAACCAGCTGATGGTGGCGGTGAATCTAATGGGCGTGTGCGAGGCGGTTGCCATCGCCCGTGCCGCCGGCATCGACCCGAAGGTGATGCGCGAGGTGGTTTCCACCGGTACCGGGCGCAGCGGCGTTCTGGAAGGGCACGGGCTGCGCTATCTGGAAGGCACGCTGCAGGGCGGCTTCCGCGCCGCGCTGATGAAAAAGGACCTCGGCATCGCGACCGCCGTCGGCGCGCATTACGGGCGTTATCAGCCGGCGGCCGGCCTCGCCCACCAGCTGATGACCGGCCTGTGCAATGCCGGTCATGCCGATCTCGACAATGCAGCGCTGGGCCTGCTCTACGACAAGCTGAACGGATGGCAGGGAGACGCCTCGTGA